A segment of the Sphingomonas kaistensis genome:
CCTTGGCGAGAAGGCGCAGTTCGCCTGGTGGCCAAGCTCATTCTTCGACCAATCCAGTCGATTGTTCTTAGAACCGGCTTTTCCAAGAACTCTCCGGACTGCTCAGTACCACGGGGTAGTGGAAGCAGCTCGGCGGTTCCACGATGAGCACTTGAGCGCAGGGGCCTTTCATCTGTTTCGATTACCCGAGGAGATGGAGCAGGACCTCCATACGGCGATGCAGTCGCTTGATCGCGGATCTTCGATCTACTCCCCCGATAATGAAGATTCTGCTCTCGGAGCCCTTCAGGATGTTTCCG
Coding sequences within it:
- a CDS encoding BrxE family protein; the encoded protein is MLITVLATSIAGYSPVADKPSSALQSILQLRLLIGYLGEKAQFAWWPSSFFDQSSRLFLEPAFPRTLRTAQYHGVVEAARRFHDEHLSAGAFHLFRLPEEMEQDLHTAMQSLDRGSSIYSPDNEDSALGALQDVSGSATVEALGPASVGSVSEIYSRATLQGIAAVYRSSFLNNERAFPYLLP